One window from the genome of Bacillus weihaiensis encodes:
- a CDS encoding TIGR01777 family oxidoreductase, giving the protein MKKIILAGGSGFLGGKLAAYLLKRNYEVTILTRGKGRKENQITYIHWDGETMNDWVSEIDGSDAVINFTGKSVNCIYTKKNKQALIESRIHSVKVLQEAILSCKNPPQAFVQAGSLAIYGNTKQVCEETSEHGEGFSVEICEKWEEQFFRVELPETRKVLYRIGFVLGKGGGALDPLKKLVSLNLGGTVGSGTQYISWLHIDDCNEMFVKAIEEKTYEGIFNATSPTPVTNKEFMKSLRKVMGKGWSPPAPAPLVWLGAYTVMRTEPSLALTGRNCIPKRLLDQHFSFQYVELEHALKDTV; this is encoded by the coding sequence ATGAAAAAAATTATTCTAGCAGGTGGCTCTGGTTTTTTAGGGGGAAAGCTAGCAGCATACTTACTTAAGAGAAACTATGAGGTGACAATATTAACTAGAGGAAAAGGACGCAAAGAAAATCAGATTACCTATATTCATTGGGATGGTGAGACAATGAATGATTGGGTGAGTGAAATTGATGGTAGTGATGCGGTGATAAACTTTACTGGCAAAAGTGTTAATTGTATTTATACGAAAAAGAATAAACAAGCACTAATTGAATCAAGGATACATTCTGTTAAGGTTCTACAAGAGGCTATTTTGAGTTGTAAAAATCCTCCTCAAGCTTTTGTTCAAGCAGGGTCACTCGCAATTTATGGAAATACGAAGCAAGTATGTGAGGAAACATCAGAACATGGTGAAGGCTTTTCAGTAGAGATTTGTGAAAAATGGGAGGAACAATTCTTTCGTGTAGAACTACCTGAGACCAGAAAAGTACTTTATCGGATTGGATTTGTTCTTGGGAAAGGTGGAGGAGCTCTTGATCCACTCAAGAAACTCGTTTCGCTGAATTTAGGAGGCACTGTTGGATCCGGCACACAATATATTAGCTGGTTACATATTGATGACTGCAATGAGATGTTCGTAAAGGCAATTGAGGAAAAAACATATGAAGGGATTTTTAACGCGACAAGTCCAACACCTGTCACTAATAAGGAGTTTATGAAGTCACTTAGAAAAGTGATGGGTAAAGGATGGAGTCCGCCTGCACCAGCACCGCTTGTTTGGTTAGGAGCCTATACGGTGATGAGAACGGAACCTAGCTTAGCTTTAACAGGGAGAAATTGTATACCTAAAAGGCTTCTTGATCAACACTTCTCCTTTCAATATGTAGAGCTTGAACACGCTTTGAAGGATACGGTTTAA